Below is a genomic region from Treponema sp. OMZ 798.
TTTCCAGTTACCTGGTTCAACTTTGCGTAAGTTATCTAGTAACTTACCGTTATTTACTTTATTCACCAGTGTTTGACCTCGAATTGCTTGAAATCCTTTAGGATATTTTGGAGCATCTTTTATTGATTTATAAATATTTTTTATTGTATTGTCAGATTTTGTAACAGCCTTCGTAACATCATAAACATCGTCAACTCTGTTTATAGCTTTTGAAATACCAGCCGCTATATTATCACTATTCTTAACAACTTGCTTTGTAAGACCAACAATTTCATCACTGTGCTTGACAAGTTGTTTAGTTGCTTTACCGCCTTTACCAACGGCATCACCAATGATAGGTATCATAGATGCAAAGCTAAGTCCAGCACTTACATAATCTCCACGACCTAAAGAGATAACACCGTTTATTCCATCAGCGAATTCTCCAACGCCGGGAATAAGACCTATAGCATCAAGACCTCCTTGAACCCAGTCAAGCCAATCTTTTCCGTCGGGGTCTGAATATCTGATCGGATTATTTCCACTATAGTGATATACATTTAGATTAACTGTATTATAAATGCCCCCAGAAGCTCCATCATAATCTTTGGAAATATAATCATTTAACGCCGGATCGCCACTCAGCCACCTACTATACTTCGGGTCAAGATACCTCGCTCCATAGTAGTATAAACCTGTCTCCTCGTCAAGCTCCTTACCCGTGAAGCGGAAAGGTAACTTGTCCAACCCCGCAGCGACTTCTTCAATCCAGAGTTCGCCATACGGCGTGTACTCTATGTGTTCATATTGTTTACCTCGCCAGTCGGTTACGAATTGTGTACTACCAAGGTGATCACTGTGGTAGTAGTATCTCTTTGCCTTTTGTTCGTCGTTATCTCCATGATTATCCGTATGTGTCATCGCTGTTACAAGGCGGCTGTTACCCACAAAGATGTGTTTGTGCACTCGTAAGCCTTGCGGGTTGTTTTGGTCTTGTGTTGGTATGTGTATCGTAAAGAAATTATTGAAGTAAAGCGTTTCGCTTCGGCCCTCATCGGTGTATTTAAGAGCCCTCTGTCCGTCTTCGCCGTAGCGGTAGTGGACTGTGTAGTTTCTGTCGCTTGATTTTGTTAAGAGGTTGCGCTCGTTCCATGTGTAGTTACGCCTGTAGGCAAATAGGTCTTGCGGGTTTGTTTGCTCGGTTTCTTTTGGTGCGTCAAGCCCGAAGCCGTAGTCGGCACCATAAACATCTTGTTCTTCAAAGTATGAGTATGTAAATACAAACTCTTCTTCATCTGTAAAAGGTCCGTCTTTTTCGGCTGTGATATTACCGTTTGCGTCATAGCGGTAATAACGGTTACCTGCTCTTATTAGGCGGTGTGCGTAGGCAGGGTCGTATTCGTAATCTAAGCTATAATCAAGTTCAGCCTTGGGATAGGAGTTTCCTTGTGCACC
It encodes:
- a CDS encoding RHS repeat domain-containing protein yields the protein MKTKKIYFSQPNHLPRTAIEAKILFAVCVIKKQALTGGKSLACEDKCGKKIGAKSAVLHFVFFMIIINKMQQSAKRKLLLNKNSLSEVFPLTLGSGKTMAFENRRGKYKELGKKVPQAYRVYVEDTFLPCDAVIARIFSKEGNMKEKLSTTNIPGAQGNSYPKAELDYSLDYEYDPAYAHRLIRAGNRYYRYDANGNITAEKDGPFTDEEEFVFTYSYFEEQDVYGADYGFGLDAPKETEQTNPQDLFAYRRNYTWNERNLLTKSSDRNYTVHYRYGEDGQRALKYTDEGRSETLYFNNFFTIHIPTQDQNNPQGLRVHKHIFVGNSRLVTAMTHTDNHGDNDEQKAKRYYYHSDHLGSTQFVTDWRGKQYEHIEYTPYGELWIEEVAAGLDKLPFRFTGKELDEETGLYYYGARYLDPKYSRWLSGDPALNDYISKDYDGASGGIYNTVNLNVYHYSGNNPIRYSDPDGKDWLDWVQGGLDAIGLIPGVGEFADGINGVISLGRGDYVSAGLSFASMIPIIGDAVGKGGKATKQLVKHSDEIVGLTKQVVKNSDNIAAGISKAINRVDDVYDVTKAVTKSDNTIKNIYKSIKDAPKYPKGFQAIRGQTLVNKVNNGKLLDNLRKVEPGNWKKVFKNGYDKAGNKISIHYFESESKKVFDVKVIDGWSTR